Within Anthonomus grandis grandis chromosome 19, icAntGran1.3, whole genome shotgun sequence, the genomic segment ATCCACGAGTTCACTTGCGATATTTGTAAAAAGGTTTTCGGCACCAAAAAGCTCCTGAAGAATCACTTGATGCGCCACACCCTGAAACCCTCCATTCCCTGTGAGGTTTGTGGGAAGCTCTTTCGTTTCAAGTACGAGCTCACTGAGCACGTCAAGTCCCACGCTGAACCAACCCTCCAATGCGACATGTGCCCCAAAAAATTCATACACAAGTCGCACCTGAACGCCCACAGAAAGAGGCACTTGAAGGAGTTCGTGGCATTTTGCGACCAGTGCAGTAAAGGCTTCATATCGCAACAGGAGTGTAACAGTCACAAGAAATCCGTGCACAATAACAGCACAATTATTTGTGAGACCTGCGGGCAAAAACTCAGCAGCGCCTCCTCACTGAAAGAGCACATCGCCATCCACACCAGAACCACCAAATTCGGTTGTGACTTGTGCCCAAAACTCTTCACCACCCAAAGGAACTTGAGGAAGCATCATCGGCTCGTCCACTCCAACGTAAAACCTTACGTGTGCCATATTTGCAAGAAATCGCTCAGCAGCAAACTCACCTTGGAGACTCACATCAAAATGCACACGGGCCTCAAAGACCACTTGTGTGTCGTCTGTGAGAAACTCTTCGCCTCCAAGGAGTACCTGGAGGTCCATCAAAGGATCCATACGGATCAGAAACCGTACCAGTGCACCTTGTGCCTTAAGAGGTTCACTCAAAAGACCTCCCTCACCATCCATATGCGGTGCCATAGCGGAGAGAGGCCTTACAAGTGCGAGTGTGGTAAGAACTTTGTGTCCAAGAGTCACTTGATGTCGCACTATCGCACTCACAACGTGGGTGGGGTCGAAATTGATTATTTGAGTTATCAGGTGCAAGATGCCTTACATTGATGTGAATCTCGAGATGCCTCTGATTAAGCTGCCAATTATATGCTATAACACTAAACTACTTGTAAAACTAAAAGgcaaatcacataaaaaatagttcaaaaCTAGTAAGTGGGTTGGAATTTTTCGAACATATTTAGTAGACCCCTTTTTTGCAACAAATCCTTTTTCTAAAGCATTATCGCAACTTATTGGAACCCGATTGGGAAGAACCCTTAGACAACTTGACAATAACCGCTTGCAAAGGTTATAAACTGCCGGATGGTGCTTCCGCACAAATTGATAGGCCTCCTTGTTCGCCGGACATAGCTCCACTCGATTTTTTCTCTAGGGGTATGGCAAAAACTATGTTTACCACCGTGTTTTTAAATCTGCCGTTTAGCTAAGGagaacagtttttaaatggttcaAGAGCATTACATCTGATATGTTAAGAAGTGGTTTAAATTCGACACTTAGATGGCTTTATCTGTGTTTGGagaataatggtaatttttttgaagattatctATAatctaaattagtttttttgagtttctagTAAGTGGTTCTTAACTAATTAACTAAGTAATAAATGAGGTTTGAGGTCAGTCTTGAAGTTTTATTTGCCCGCAGTGCAGCGGTTTATAGATTCAATATTTTTGAGCTAAACTATGCTATTTTAGGCTTAAGACTCCTTGCAACTATCAATGGACATCCCTCACTAATATTCAGGTCGAAGAAAATAAATCACGTAATCCAGAGTGCTCATCCATGGAGCTCCGTTGCAAATTCTGTACGACCGAACTGTTCCAATCAGTGACGGCACTGTCTCGGCACCTCAAGCTGGCTCACCAGCTCAGCCTAAGAGCTTTCAAATGCTTGACTTGCCACCAAAAGTTCACCAGAAAGTCCAGCTTGAAAGTTCACATGAGAAGAGCGCACCAGAGTGCGTGCGACCTAGTGGAGGGAGTAAATTTCCAAATGAACGAAGAGGATTACATAGAAAACGCTCCTAAAGTGTCCCAGACCGCACCTGCCTCGACGTATCCGTGTGACATGTGCGGCTTTCAACTGACCAACGCCAACGGCTTCAAGGAGCATTGCCGGCACGAGCACCACGTCCAAGAGAAACCCTTCGAGTGTGACATTTGCAAAAAACGCTTCTTCAGACGCTACAACTTGGAGCAGCACATCAAGAAGCTGCACCTGGACAAGCAAGGATCGCGTGCACTGTGCCAGGTGTGCGGCAAATACTTTTATTCCAAGGCGAACTTGTCCGTTCACATGAAGCTGCACACCAACGACAAACAGTTCAAATGTCACCTCTGCGAACACGCCTTCGCCTCCCACGCTATTTTGAAGAGGCACTCGATCGTTCACACGGGTGAAATGCCTCACAACTGTGAGGTCTGCGGTGCGACCTTCATGGGAAAGATCCAGTACGATGTTCACAAGTTGAGTCACACCGGGGGTTGCGTGTACCAGTGCGACGAGTGCCATAAGGTTTTCGTCGATCTGGAGAGTATGAACAGTCATAAGGTTACTTATCATTGCGATTTTTTTGGGCAGGGTGGCTATTGAGGGcgtttgttaatatattttgtacaaaagctgatgattttttgttttgccaCCAACAGCGGAACTCTCTAACTCGATAGACATAGAAATAGAgaagaaaaacaattatttctaTGCGTGACTAACCTTTTCCCTGTCATTCGGCATCTACAAACATTAATGGGATTTTTCAGTCAACAATAAATAGTCAACTACAGAAATGTCATTCGACATTATAGGTCTTTTAGGTTAAGTATTCTTTGTTATTGTAGATATTTTCTTACAAAGGGTATCAATAAGACGACGAATTTTATGGTGGATCCTCCTAATTTTACCCTATCCCTTTCCCggtatgtatttattatagcttaatatcttttcttttttttaatttaaataaaattaatttaatattattattaatttcttagatTTTACCTTTGGCCAGTTGGTTTAACCAGGgccaaaaaaaattgcttaaaaatctATTACAGCTTGATTGGGACCTTCAAGGTGAGAACAATAACTTATATAGAATTAAAGATACATTTTTCGAgggaaataaaatatcaaacctCACAAGAAAAGACGGGGGTAGTAATAACTAGACTTAGAATAGACCACACAAAAATTACCCACGAATATCTGCTTGTCTagtttattgaaataaataaataacgtcTTTATTCAAGTATCACATCATATGCACAAAAATAGCGCAACTGGCGAAGTTTAGCCTCCTGGCCATTCTTCCACTCAACCAATTCGCCGCATATTAAGTTCACcatctttaaatattaagagaGAAAGCCCAATAGAATGCTTTTAAGAGATAACACTGaggataaaacagttttaaccaaACATAACAATATAACAATGCAGTAcatacatacaataaaaaagtcCTAAAGATCTTCTGCACATCTAATAAATACCTCTTGTACTTGTACCTTGAATAACCAGTATTGCATACCTTAAATTGAAgaggtaaattattatataagttaacacaattataactgaagctctttttaaaaaaaagaagttctatgttgtggcattgctaaataatttttatctcatAAAGAGCGATTATGCACAGCTTCcctataaattttaagttttttaaaaaaatatactggtTGTTGAcacatatttagttttctagaaaataagagtcaagttaaaattatactaGTTATCACACTTAAGCCAACCCAACTCTTTCTGAGacatgatcaaattttcttaatttataaaaaaatctacagcatGCATTCTGAACGTATTGTATCCTTTTTTGATTTACAACACGTAAGAATGGATAATATACTATGAAACAATACGAATAAATAGACCTAATAAGTGACTCAACAAATTTTTACCGCAGTTAGCAAAAGTCAACCGAGTATTTTCAATCTGAATATTAAGTTGCTTCATGAGTATGCCCCGTTTCTTTTCAGAACAAAACAGTAACATTGTAGTTTTTGCAGGATTAATTGTCAGATTATGTTCTGTTGagtattacaaaatattagataaatctgaatttaaaatctcCGCATCATTATCAGGACAGTCTGgattaaactgaaataataattgtatatcaTCCGCATATGCTTGCATGTGCGTTGATACAATAGAAAACATAGCTGCAGTATAAATAACAtccaacaattttatttacataccCATACTTTTCTATTGTACATAGACAttttatatctataaaaaaattgtgataaacGCCAAAAGGTATAGGTTACTGCTGCgtctataaaaaatatctccCTCACTCTCTCTGTTGTGAATTCTAGCCGATCGGAACCAGTTGAGCTCGAGAGTAGGGCTTAGACATTTTTTCGataatagaaagaaatttcCTTTCTATTAGTTAGACTCGTTAGAGAGTTCGCTCGCAGGTTGTCTGCAATAACAGCGGAGTTTGGTCTCTCTTCTGTTGATCTCTTCCTTGCGGGCAACCTTCGTTCTCTCCTAAGGAACCCCTTtagcaaaacattaaaataataaaacccttttttaGGAAACCCCGCTTGAAATACGTCATGAGAGACACTGTCTCGGGAAGAACCGATAAAAGCTCCGTGTACAAAGACGAAACCCTTAGCATTAAAAAGGAAGCTGATGGCTACCACTGCCCCTACTGCTTCAGAACGTTCCAGCAACGTTGCAAGCTCACCAGCCACATAGTGGTCCACAGCAACAGTCGGCCCTTCACTTGTAAGACTTGCAAAAAGAATTTCAAGCACAAAAGAGTACTGGACTATCACGAGAAAACCGTGCACGGACAGTGCGAGCAGTACTCCTGCGACATCTGCGGCAAAGTCTTCTCGAACAAACGTAACTGTGTCGTGCACCGTAACAGGCACTCCAAGAAAAGCACGGTGAAGTGCACGGTGTGCGACAAGGGGTTCATCAGCAACTTCTATCTGAAGAAGCACATGATCGTGCACACCGAGGAGAGACCCCTGCAATGCTCTATATGCGGCAGAACGTTCAAGCACCAACGTGTCCTGGACTATCACTTCAAGACCCTCCATAGTAAACCGTTCGAGGAGTTGTGGGAGTGCAACTTGTGCTCCAAACGTTTTAACACGAAAAGAAACTACGAGGTGCACCGCAAAAGGCACACGCGAGTACCGGAAGCGTTTTGCGAGCACTGCGGCAAAGGGTTCTTGAGCAAGGCGAGCTTGTCCAAGCACCTGGATGCCATGCATCTAGGCCTACGTCATATTTGCGACGTATGCGGGGCCAGTATCGGGGACAAGGGCAACCTGAAGAACCACATGAAGCTCCACGACCCGAATTATAAAAAACCCCCGCCGGAGACTTGCACCTTATGCAACAAGCAGTTTTCCGACTTGAAACGTCATTATAAGGCCGCGCACGAGAACAATGGGAAAAACTTTAGCTGCGAGTACTGCGGCAAGTTTTTCCGCGGCAAAGACGGCCTGAAGTTTCACCTGATGGTGCACCGGGGCGAGAAACCGTTTTCGTGTCAGTTCTGCGGCAAGGGGTTCATCCTGAACACGTTTTTGCAACAGCACTTGCGCACCCATCCGGAGAGTAACGTGGAACCGTTCAGGTGCTCGGTGTGCGACAGGATCTTCGTGAAGAAGAGCCTGCTGGAGCACCACATCAACACCCACACCGGAGCCCGGCCTTTCCAGTGCCAATATTGCGAAAAGAACTTCACTGGCAGGAAGTATCTTAACAGTCACGTGAGAAGTATGCATCCAGAGAAGCGTACCACGACGTGAAAATGACCAAGGCTTACTTGGAAATAgcgtgtttttttaataaattatttttttatgacgtaCTGTTGTGTCGGttctttcttaatattttttttgcctagGTACTTCTTTGGCACCTCTAAGTTCCCCAAGTTCCTAACCTATCCATGCTTTTGCTTCAGTAGATCctggacaaattaaaaaaaattccaggcatcTTAATCTCTGAATCCCTACTTAACCCCATCCTTCTTGCTATTGTAAAGTTTTCTTTTCCAGGTTATTTGCAAAGAAAGTTCAAACCCAAGTCCTggataaattaaaacaaaattccagGCATTACTTACAGACATTATTACCAGGCTCACTTATCCCCACGTTCTTGCTTCACTAGACCCTGgagcaataaataattttttttccaggcttcCTAATCTCTGACTCCTTAATTTTCTTCCTTATTGCTAGCCGCTTTCTCGGCAACTTGTATCCACGACCTCCCCACTGAGCAGATCTACCACCTCTGGACTTGGAAAGAAACAACAGTAATAActtttccaattaatttttagaaaagtgCACGCAGAAGACTCCTCCTTGGCGGAGCTTCAATGCTTCAGCTGCAACAAAAGCTTCAACACAAAAGCTAAAATGCGAAGGCACATGATGACACATTCAAATCATCCACTTTTCCAATGCGAAACCTgcaaaaaaacctttaaaaccaACGCTGCTTTAGTGGTGCACACCAAAAACATCCATAAAGCTCTACGCGGGTTTAAATGTGACATTTGCTCCAAGACTATCTCCAACAAAAAGTACTTCGATTGCCACATGCAGGCTCACAtgaaaaactacaattttacCTGCGATCAGTGTGGCAAAGGCTTCGTCTACAAGCACCAATACAAGTTTCACCTCGAGATGAAGCACGGCGAAGCATCCGCCTCGTACGTCTGTGATAAATGCGGCAAATCGTTTGCGTTCATCAGCTACCTGAAGAGGCACCAGGCCAGACACGAGGCCTCTACCCCCCCTAAACAAAAACCAGCCGTATGTAAAATCTGCAACAAGTCGTACGTGAAGATCCATAGACACCAGAGGGAGTGTCACAGCAACGATTTTGCGAACTTCATTTGCGACCTTTGCGGGCAAAACTTCCGAAGAAGCTTCGAACTGAAACTTCACCTGATGAGGCACAAGGGAGAAAAACCGCATCACTGCTCGTTCGAAGGCTGCTTCAAGAGCTTCGTGCGGAAGCAGCATTTACTGTTGCACATGCGCAGCCATACCGGCGAAAGACCTTACGAGTGTAAGGTCTGCGGTAACAAGTACACTCAGAAGCCCTCCCTGGTGGTTCACATGCGAGGCCACCTGGGGGAGAAGCCTTATCAGTGTGAGCTCTGCTTTAGCAGGTTTGCTTCTAAACAGAGACTCACTGTCCATAAGAGGAAGGTGCATAAGCAAGTGGTGGCTGTGGGAAAGAAGAAGCTTGATCGTTGATCGAAGTTCAAGTGAATAAGACTTTACTAATGCCGAGGGAGAAAACGTACTTTTTTTCTTCGGACGTTCTCTATAAAGAAACCAGTCTTGGACCTAAGGCAGCTATTTTTCCAATCTGTAAAAGAAAGATACACTATCATTAATTACACACTCGTACACTACTCGCTCAAAACACCTAACTGGCTACCTACCAAAAATCCACAGTAGGACAGCGTTTCTACTTGTATTTGAGTATAAAAATTCATGCAGtactttaaatgtatttaagCACTTACTTCTTATCGCTATTAGTGTAATAACTTTGATAgtaccaaattaatttttttaatataaaaaact encodes:
- the LOC126747171 gene encoding gastrula zinc finger protein XlCGF57.1-like, with amino-acid sequence MRDTVSGRTDKSSVYKDETLSIKKEADGYHCPYCFRTFQQRCKLTSHIVVHSNSRPFTCKTCKKNFKHKRVLDYHEKTVHGQCEQYSCDICGKVFSNKRNCVVHRNRHSKKSTVKCTVCDKGFISNFYLKKHMIVHTEERPLQCSICGRTFKHQRVLDYHFKTLHSKPFEELWECNLCSKRFNTKRNYEVHRKRHTRVPEAFCEHCGKGFLSKASLSKHLDAMHLGLRHICDVCGASIGDKGNLKNHMKLHDPNYKKPPPETCTLCNKQFSDLKRHYKAAHENNGKNFSCEYCGKFFRGKDGLKFHLMVHRGEKPFSCQFCGKGFILNTFLQQHLRTHPESNVEPFRCSVCDRIFVKKSLLEHHINTHTGARPFQCQYCEKNFTGRKYLNSHVRSMHPEKRTTT
- the LOC126747170 gene encoding zinc finger protein 675-like, with the protein product MRRAHQSACDLVEGVNFQMNEEDYIENAPKVSQTAPASTYPCDMCGFQLTNANGFKEHCRHEHHVQEKPFECDICKKRFFRRYNLEQHIKKLHLDKQGSRALCQVCGKYFYSKANLSVHMKLHTNDKQFKCHLCEHAFASHAILKRHSIVHTGEMPHNCEVCGATFMGKIQYDVHKLSHTGGCVYQCDECHKVFVDLESMNSHKVTYHCDFFGQGGY